The following proteins are co-located in the Hevea brasiliensis isolate MT/VB/25A 57/8 chromosome 11, ASM3005281v1, whole genome shotgun sequence genome:
- the LOC110655135 gene encoding transcription factor JUNGBRUNNEN 1: MAGKLMELKKLSYSNEDDDDILFPGFRFRPTDEELVGFYLKRKVEMKAIKIDLIKNIDVYKYEPWDLPKQASSAAGDKEREWYFFCRRGRKYKNSIRPNRVTGCGFWKATGIDKPIYSAREFQDCIGLKKSLVYYRGSAGKGTKTEWMMHEFRLPAPKTPSNVANNRDLQEAEVWTLCRIFKREASYRKYPSSSWQKFASKQTFKDSGTKMSFSESSDDGFKYKSFEVSTYKMMKMKPDANNYLYENNQLLAGQLSLATQVPLMASHVNFCDQSGDEAISFEDGTWDELRPMVDYAFCHP; encoded by the exons ATGGCAGGAAAATTGATGGAGTTGAAGAAATTGAGTTACTCAAATGAAGATGATGATGATATTTTATTTCCTGGATTTCGGTTTCGTCCGACCGACGAAGAGCTTGTCGGATTTTATCTTAAAAGAAAGGTGGAAATGAAAGCTATTAAGATTGATCTCATAAAAAATATTGATGTTTATAAGTACGAGCCATGGGATCTTCCAA AACAAGCGAGTAGTGCAGCAGGAGATAAAGAAAGGGAGTGGTATTTTTTCTGTAGAAGGGGAAGGAAGTACAAGAACAGCATAAGACCTAACAGGGTGACAGGATGTGGATTCTGGAAAGCTACAGGAATTGACAAACCAATATATTCTGCAAGAGAATTCCAGGACTGCATTGGCCTCAAGAAATCTTTAGTCTATTACAGAGGAAGTGCTGGAAAAGGCACTAAAACTGAATGGATGATGCATGAGTTTCGCCTACCTGCTCCCAAAACTCCATCTAATGTTGCTAACAACCGAGATCTTCAAGAAGCT GAGGTTTGGACACTTTGTCGAATATTTAAACGAGAAGCTTCTTACAGAAAATACCCATCATCAAGTTGGCAAAAGTTTGCGTCCAAACAGACTTTTAAAGATTCAGGCACTAAAATGAGTTTTTCAGAATCATCAGATGATGGATTTAAGTATAAGAGTTTTGAAGTTTCAACTTATAAGATGATGAAAATGAAACCTGATGCTAACAATTATTTGTATGAAAATAACCAGTTGCTTGCAGGCCAGCTGAGTTTAGCGACTCAAGTTCCTTTAATGGCTTCACATGTAAACTTTTGTGACCAAAGTGGAGATGAAGCAATAAGTTTTGAAGATGGGACTTGGGATGAGCTGAGGCCAATGGTTGACTATGCTTTTTGTCATCCATAA